In Amaranthus tricolor cultivar Red isolate AtriRed21 chromosome 5, ASM2621246v1, whole genome shotgun sequence, a genomic segment contains:
- the LOC130813921 gene encoding uncharacterized protein LOC130813921, translated as MSAYDNVVGGKLKLKGKALDVKTGGIKKKKKQKKSYEEVSEIKDEKIDGGNAELSIDINEDNNNESSKSTGKGKAPNFADHLTPAEKRYIEQREQLDVHKYSKMSKNSHRDRLDDFNQYLANLSEHYDIPKVGPG; from the exons ATGTCAGCATATGACAATGTGGTTGGTGGTAAGCTGAAACTAAAAGGAAAAGCATTGGATGTGAAGACCGGTGGcataaagaagaagaagaaacaaaagaaaTCGTATGAAGAAGTTTCAGAAATAAAAGATGAGAAGATAGATG GTGGAAATGCAGAATTATCAATTGATATCAATGAAGACAACAACAATGAATCAAGTAAATCAACCGGGAAAGGTAAGGCCCCAAACTTTGCTGATCATCTAACGCCAGCTGAAAAACGATATATTGAGCAGAGAGAGCAGCTTGACGTCCACAAGTATTCAAAAATGTCCAAGAATTCTCACCGTGACCGTCTAGATGACTTCAATCAGTATCTAGCCAACTTGAGTGAGCATTATGACATTCCTAAAGTTGGCCCTGGCTAA